A stretch of the Ignavibacteriota bacterium genome encodes the following:
- a CDS encoding choice-of-anchor D domain-containing protein → MWLALGLTCCLVFGGRAQAQAWVLDTPYSLSVQNAYDIAMFDTGHAVLGGNEVAWRQGTGSWSQVYPMPIHDQASVTTIKGTPYAWAAGYDLGTNYVYRTSNYGASWTSKSTGLVQPPTWSGPYYLDVSFRDTLEGLAVGEAGLISYTSNGGDTWTTILAGTSADLVRVHCAGNIWYILGDHVLLTFTPSAGIGNITAASPDVAAAYKPYLGFHFLDDMTGFIHADKLYRTTNGAATWDTIPRATPTPPARSIFFHTALDGWMIGENGCPAHTTDGGQTWRTHRTSFGAFLHDPVEFDFADTRHGLLLAHHPYSPGYIPNVAGMRLVDAPQIRASQIDFGTIVCGSGGITHFTIWNYGNLPLDIPAGGIVFPGSTCTVTYPTLPYSVPAGDSVTVLVQWSPGPSFSGTLADTCLITSNDPTTQRERVAVSGRRMLNGAQFDPVLTFPRVCQGQSLDSQVTVTPLGMPPPRFLGWRVLAGDAAFSIIAPAPGTELTAATDFTVRFTPVHSGPHYADVELSIGDSACPSRRLLSCYGAAFTEQMTVEPRVVDFGEVCIGSSRDTLLTLRNDGDVPLELTRWVKTSGSDAFIPDVTTLGVQLDSGVSMSVRVTYITATRDTGSVSARHIVGFSGCRADSLPLHFAGRAVQNALMFTPSTHITLGPASPGDTLYAPLLLRRMGNGRVYVDSLILGGSRDGIDILHPPTLPFAFGDSLALTVRYAPARAGLSTAQLTVVWSGPCGGRETCTIQGQSTEPPRIDVAAQQTFRAQTCPAAVRDSVLVRNAGAGVLELRQYHFEGPDSARFRIVTPVFPVRVHQGDSVRLLIQFQAEVNGKNHSDLVLLHNDAAAGGSTRISLTAQRDVPELRLEGDTVTVLRRCVGGMAARSFLLRNTSTTMRTIRAITLRAGADVFSLGTPPMPSVVQQGAALAFGVTFRPKMAGAAATIIGVLTAECPDTMFIRLAGNGERNGIIPDHNNCDFAAVRIGSSRTATVRFRNTGVLDQQIDTMWLDAGTAPCRITPVTYPAAIAAGSIRDWTLEYQPVQKEQLRGVLHAVVRAPCNDTLHVSVTGRAVLEELAFTRDSITLVLDPCGATGLCDTVRLANLSSRAIVLTSVACIPGDVLRVTPSVPVPMTLAAGTQLAMLLCAEAGFTGTRHAVLQIGTADSGVAPIELPVLLRRDSMSFTATPAPLRFGITTPGDSTRETCTVRNHSDRPLRLLPPILIGAGSVYRAVPQDTMWIAARDSQTVAITYRPLVHGDDSATLALVADSPCTDTVYVQLYGSARGGNDAGAAPHPGALALVVTPQPVRGTARLSWTLPAAGPVELRITDILGRTVYRLYDEWARAGAQTVEFDTGEMPAGIYIATLRWEGEQHTVLLLHAK, encoded by the coding sequence ATGTGGCTCGCGCTGGGACTGACCTGCTGCCTCGTGTTCGGCGGGCGTGCGCAGGCGCAGGCATGGGTGCTGGATACACCGTATTCGCTGTCCGTACAGAACGCGTACGACATCGCGATGTTTGACACCGGCCACGCCGTACTTGGCGGCAACGAGGTGGCGTGGAGACAGGGTACAGGATCCTGGTCGCAAGTCTATCCCATGCCGATTCACGATCAAGCATCTGTTACAACCATCAAGGGCACGCCGTACGCATGGGCGGCGGGTTACGATCTCGGCACGAATTACGTGTATCGGACCTCGAATTACGGCGCAAGCTGGACGTCGAAATCCACCGGCCTCGTGCAGCCGCCGACCTGGAGCGGGCCGTATTATCTGGACGTGAGCTTCCGTGATACGCTCGAAGGTCTCGCGGTGGGTGAAGCCGGGCTCATCTCCTACACGAGCAACGGGGGTGATACGTGGACGACCATCCTCGCGGGGACGTCCGCCGATCTCGTGCGCGTCCATTGCGCGGGGAACATATGGTATATCCTGGGCGATCATGTGCTGCTGACGTTCACTCCGTCGGCGGGCATAGGCAATATCACCGCCGCCTCGCCCGATGTGGCCGCTGCATACAAGCCGTATCTGGGTTTCCACTTTCTTGACGACATGACCGGTTTTATTCATGCCGATAAACTCTACCGCACCACCAACGGCGCAGCCACCTGGGATACCATCCCGCGAGCGACACCGACGCCGCCCGCACGGAGCATCTTCTTCCACACGGCGCTCGACGGTTGGATGATCGGCGAAAACGGCTGTCCGGCGCATACAACAGACGGGGGGCAGACCTGGCGGACCCACCGCACATCCTTCGGCGCCTTTTTGCACGATCCCGTCGAATTCGACTTTGCCGACACGCGACACGGACTGCTACTCGCCCATCATCCATACAGTCCCGGGTACATTCCAAATGTCGCCGGGATGCGGCTTGTCGACGCGCCACAAATTCGCGCGTCTCAGATTGACTTCGGGACCATAGTGTGTGGCTCCGGAGGAATAACACACTTTACGATCTGGAATTACGGGAATTTGCCTCTCGATATTCCGGCCGGTGGAATTGTCTTCCCCGGGAGCACGTGTACCGTCACGTATCCGACACTTCCATACAGCGTGCCTGCCGGTGATTCCGTGACGGTCCTTGTACAATGGTCGCCGGGTCCGTCATTTTCAGGCACACTCGCCGACACGTGCCTCATTACATCAAATGATCCCACAACCCAACGTGAGCGCGTCGCAGTATCGGGCAGGAGGATGTTGAACGGCGCGCAGTTCGATCCCGTGCTCACGTTTCCCCGAGTGTGCCAGGGTCAATCGCTTGACAGTCAGGTGACTGTGACACCGCTCGGGATGCCGCCGCCGCGCTTCCTGGGCTGGCGAGTGCTCGCGGGTGACGCCGCGTTCAGCATCATCGCACCGGCACCCGGCACGGAGCTTACCGCCGCAACGGACTTCACGGTCCGTTTCACACCCGTACATTCAGGTCCGCACTATGCCGATGTGGAATTGTCGATCGGAGACAGTGCGTGTCCGTCGCGACGGCTGCTGAGTTGTTACGGCGCCGCGTTCACCGAGCAGATGACAGTGGAACCGCGCGTGGTCGATTTCGGCGAAGTCTGCATAGGGTCCTCACGCGACACACTGCTCACACTGCGCAACGACGGCGATGTGCCCCTCGAACTCACGCGCTGGGTGAAAACCTCCGGCTCCGACGCCTTTATTCCGGACGTGACGACACTCGGTGTGCAGCTCGATTCGGGTGTGAGCATGTCCGTCCGAGTGACATACATCACAGCCACGCGCGATACGGGCAGCGTGAGCGCACGGCATATCGTGGGCTTCAGCGGCTGCCGCGCCGACTCGCTGCCACTGCATTTTGCCGGTCGCGCAGTACAGAACGCGCTGATGTTCACACCATCCACACATATCACCCTGGGGCCGGCCTCCCCCGGCGACACCCTCTACGCCCCGCTGTTGCTGCGTCGCATGGGGAACGGACGTGTATACGTCGACTCGTTGATACTCGGCGGGAGCAGAGACGGAATCGATATACTGCACCCGCCCACCCTGCCCTTCGCGTTCGGCGACAGTCTGGCGCTGACAGTACGGTACGCGCCGGCACGCGCGGGTTTGTCGACGGCACAGCTCACGGTGGTGTGGTCCGGTCCCTGCGGCGGACGTGAGACGTGCACCATACAGGGTCAGAGTACGGAACCGCCGCGCATCGATGTCGCGGCGCAACAGACGTTTCGCGCGCAGACGTGCCCGGCTGCGGTGCGCGACAGCGTCCTGGTCCGCAACGCGGGCGCGGGTGTGCTGGAACTGCGCCAGTATCACTTCGAGGGCCCGGACAGCGCCCGCTTTCGCATCGTGACACCCGTCTTTCCCGTCAGAGTACATCAGGGTGATTCCGTACGATTGCTGATACAGTTCCAGGCCGAGGTCAACGGCAAGAATCACAGCGACCTCGTGTTGCTGCACAACGACGCGGCCGCGGGCGGGAGCACGCGTATCTCCCTCACCGCGCAGCGCGACGTGCCCGAATTGCGCCTCGAGGGTGATACGGTCACCGTGCTGCGACGCTGCGTTGGCGGCATGGCCGCGCGCTCCTTCCTGCTGCGCAATACAAGCACAACAATGCGCACCATACGCGCCATCACACTGCGCGCTGGCGCGGATGTGTTTTCCCTCGGCACACCTCCCATGCCTTCGGTAGTACAACAAGGTGCGGCACTCGCCTTCGGCGTTACGTTCCGGCCGAAGATGGCGGGAGCGGCTGCGACAATCATCGGCGTGCTGACTGCCGAGTGTCCCGACACGATGTTCATCCGCCTTGCGGGCAATGGCGAGCGGAACGGCATCATTCCGGATCACAATAACTGCGACTTCGCGGCCGTGCGCATCGGATCGTCGAGAACTGCGACGGTGCGTTTCCGCAACACCGGCGTGCTGGATCAACAGATTGACACGATGTGGTTGGACGCCGGCACGGCCCCCTGCCGCATCACACCCGTGACGTATCCCGCAGCCATTGCCGCCGGATCGATCCGTGATTGGACACTGGAGTACCAACCCGTGCAGAAGGAACAATTACGGGGAGTACTGCATGCAGTGGTACGCGCACCATGCAACGACACACTGCACGTGTCGGTTACCGGGCGCGCCGTACTCGAGGAACTCGCCTTCACACGCGACAGCATCACTCTTGTCCTCGATCCGTGCGGCGCGACGGGACTCTGCGACACCGTGCGGCTGGCGAACCTCTCCTCGCGTGCCATCGTCCTCACATCCGTTGCCTGCATACCCGGCGATGTGTTACGCGTGACGCCTTCCGTGCCCGTGCCTATGACACTTGCGGCCGGAACACAGCTCGCCATGCTGCTCTGCGCAGAAGCAGGATTTACCGGCACACGGCACGCCGTGCTGCAAATCGGCACCGCCGATAGCGGCGTGGCGCCGATCGAACTTCCCGTCCTGTTGAGACGCGATTCAATGTCATTCACCGCCACGCCCGCGCCCCTGCGCTTCGGCATCACCACACCGGGTGATTCAACACGGGAGACGTGCACCGTGCGAAATCACTCCGATCGTCCGCTCCGTCTGTTGCCGCCGATACTGATAGGCGCCGGATCCGTGTATCGGGCCGTTCCACAGGACACGATGTGGATAGCGGCACGCGACAGTCAGACAGTCGCGATCACATACCGTCCGCTGGTGCACGGCGACGACAGCGCCACGCTCGCGCTGGTGGCGGATTCCCCCTGTACCGACACCGTGTATGTACAGCTTTACGGGAGCGCGCGCGGAGGAAACGACGCGGGAGCAGCGCCGCATCCCGGAGCGCTGGCTCTGGTTGTGACACCGCAGCCGGTTCGCGGCACCGCGCGACTGTCGTGGACTCTGCCTGCCGCCGGACCCGTCGAGCTGCGCATCACCGACATTCTCGGCCGCACCGTATATCGGCTGTACGATGAATGGGCACGTGCCGGCGCACAAACGGTCGAGTTCGACACCGGGGAAATGCCCGCGGGAATCTACATCGCAACGCTGCGGTGGGAAGGCGAACAGCACACCGTCCTGCTGCTCCACGCCAAATGA
- a CDS encoding DUF4256 domain-containing protein encodes MTSTKQDTLITTLQQRFEKHPRRHEGLAWTDVFTRLKAAPAALQTLQRMEDSGGEPDVVSRDKKTGAVIFFDCSPESPAGRRSLCYDRAALEARKANKPAGNVMDVAAAIGIEILTEDQYRMLQTLGEFDLKTSSWILTPSAIRTRGGALFCDRRFDHVFTYHNGAESYYAARGFRGCLRV; translated from the coding sequence ATGACATCAACAAAACAAGACACACTCATCACCACCCTTCAGCAGCGATTTGAAAAACATCCGCGGCGGCACGAGGGTCTTGCGTGGACCGATGTGTTCACGCGCCTCAAAGCCGCGCCAGCGGCTCTGCAGACCTTGCAGAGGATGGAAGACAGCGGCGGCGAACCCGACGTTGTGAGCCGCGACAAAAAGACAGGCGCCGTCATCTTTTTCGACTGCTCGCCCGAGAGTCCCGCAGGCAGGCGGAGTCTGTGTTACGACCGTGCCGCGCTCGAAGCGCGCAAGGCGAACAAACCCGCCGGCAACGTTATGGACGTGGCCGCGGCCATCGGCATTGAAATACTCACCGAGGACCAGTATCGTATGCTGCAGACGCTCGGGGAGTTCGATCTGAAGACGTCGAGCTGGATACTCACGCCGTCGGCCATTCGAACCCGTGGCGGCGCGCTATTCTGCGACCGCCGCTTCGACCACGTCTTTACCTACCACAACGGCGCCGAGTCCTACTACGCTGCGCGTGGATTCCGGGGCTGCCTGCGCGTGTGA